In one window of Streptomyces sp. NBC_01224 DNA:
- a CDS encoding pyridoxamine 5'-phosphate oxidase family protein: MSFQRTEAANLRQGDVRLLGTPTAQHLLTTHLVARLAYTGKDGAPRLIPVNFLWTGQELVVGAFAGTYKVRDLGAHPDVAVCIDSADGPPQVLMLRGTVTVTEVDGVLPEYATMQRAVMGPEAGDDYLNAIDKPGLRMARIGLRPTWVGLLDFQSGRLPGRTPQPVLAAFGVGQ, from the coding sequence ATGAGCTTCCAGAGAACCGAAGCGGCGAACCTGCGGCAGGGCGACGTACGACTGCTGGGCACCCCGACAGCCCAACACCTGCTCACTACCCACCTCGTGGCGCGCCTGGCGTACACCGGCAAGGACGGGGCGCCTCGGTTGATCCCCGTCAACTTCCTGTGGACCGGCCAGGAACTGGTCGTCGGAGCATTCGCCGGCACCTACAAGGTCCGCGACCTCGGCGCCCACCCCGACGTCGCGGTCTGCATCGACTCCGCTGATGGCCCGCCGCAGGTGCTCATGCTGCGCGGCACGGTCACCGTGACCGAAGTCGACGGCGTCCTCCCGGAGTACGCCACGATGCAGCGCGCGGTCATGGGCCCCGAGGCCGGCGACGACTACCTGAACGCCATCGACAAACCTGGACTGCGCATGGCCAGAATCGGCCTGCGCCCGACCTGGGTCGGCCTCCTCGACTTCCAGTCCGGCCGACTCCCCGGCCGCACCCCGCAACCCGTGCTCGCCGCCTTCGGCGTCGGCCAATGA
- a CDS encoding winged helix-turn-helix transcriptional regulator, which translates to MNGRRNYGNPCGVARSLDVVGERWALLVVRDLLLGPKRFNDLLAGLPGVSPNVLSQRLRDLADHGVVHRRELGAPARVHYYELTEWGRELEPLLLQLGRWGNQAPHPVEGELGVDSIMLSIKAAFDAVRADELRGTYEFRIDADTFVAEVADASLRIYRGTAEHPDAVLATGIETLRAVCDGRRSLDDAARTADLRLDSDRAEATVHLSELLMAPFSPQTS; encoded by the coding sequence ATGAACGGCAGGCGTAACTACGGAAACCCGTGCGGCGTGGCCCGCAGTCTGGATGTCGTAGGGGAACGGTGGGCGCTCCTGGTGGTGCGCGATCTGCTGCTCGGCCCCAAGCGGTTCAACGACCTGCTCGCCGGACTGCCCGGTGTGAGTCCGAACGTTCTGAGCCAACGGCTGCGCGATCTGGCTGACCATGGCGTCGTCCACCGCCGCGAACTCGGGGCGCCGGCCCGCGTCCACTACTACGAACTGACCGAATGGGGCCGCGAGCTGGAGCCCCTGCTGCTCCAGCTCGGGCGCTGGGGCAATCAGGCCCCGCACCCCGTCGAGGGTGAACTGGGCGTCGACTCGATCATGCTCAGCATCAAGGCCGCCTTCGACGCGGTACGCGCCGACGAGCTGCGCGGCACGTACGAGTTCCGCATTGACGCCGACACGTTCGTCGCCGAGGTCGCCGACGCCTCGCTGCGGATCTACCGCGGTACCGCGGAGCACCCGGACGCGGTGCTGGCCACGGGCATCGAGACCTTGCGGGCGGTGTGCGACGGTCGCCGCAGCCTGGATGACGCGGCTCGGACGGCCGACCTGCGGCTCGACAGCGACCGAGCAGAGGCGACGGTGCATCTGTCGGAGCTGCTCATGGCGCCGTTCTCGCCGCAGACGTCATGA